A region of Diceros bicornis minor isolate mBicDic1 chromosome 31, mDicBic1.mat.cur, whole genome shotgun sequence DNA encodes the following proteins:
- the POLR2G gene encoding DNA-directed RNA polymerase II subunit RPB7, translating to MFYHISLEHEILLHPRYFGPNLLNTVKQKLFTEVEGTCTGKYGFVIAVTTIDNIGAGVIQPGRGFVLYPVKYKAIVFRPFKGEVVDAVVTQVNKVGLFTEIGPMSCFISRHSIPSEMEFDPNSNPPCYKTVDEDIVIQQDDEIRLKIVGTRVDKNDIFAIGSLMDDYLGLVS from the exons ATGTTCTACCAC ATCTCCTTGGAGCACGAGATCCTGCTGCACCCGCGCTACTTCGGCCCCAACTTGCTCAACACAGTGAAGCAGAAGCTCTTCACCGAGGTGGAAGGGACCTGCACCGGCAA ATACGGCTTTGTAATTGCTGTCACCACCATCGACAATATCGGTGCTGGTGTGATCCAGCCAGGACGAGGCTTTGTCCTTTATCCAGTGAAGTACAAGGCCATTGTTTTCCGGCCCTTTAAAGGGGAGGTCGTGGATGCTGTTGTCACTCAGGTCAACAAG GTTGGACTCTTCACAGAAATTGGACCTATGTCCTGCTTTATCTCTCGACAT TCCATCCCATCAGAGATGGAGTTTGATCCTAACTCCAACCCACCATGTTACAAGACCGTGGATGAG GACATTGTGATTCAGCAGGACGATGAGATCCGCTTGAAGATTGTGGGGACTCGCGTGGACAAGAATGACATT TTTGCTATTGGTTCCCTGATGGACGATTACTTGG GGCTTGTGAGCTGA